One part of the Ziziphus jujuba cultivar Dongzao chromosome 2, ASM3175591v1 genome encodes these proteins:
- the LOC107418105 gene encoding transcription factor bHLH137 isoform X2, whose translation MAAFSYSHHPFLLDSVLLPNTPIKMSGFMDETNLNTNFFSQFYPSQHFQEIPLDVRLEETSCLDHSSRIALSDNEPSMTKKHSTESSFVVDKLESGEQVTQEVPTMDKKRKNRNGSSLSSAQSKDARENKGKRQKKSNDAKKDEEKKLKCDKNGEAKSREEPSRDYIHVRARRGQATDSHSLAERVRREKISERMKMLQKLVPGCDKVTGKALMLDEIINYVQSLQNQVERLSSMASPVQSIPQCSPTQQQTTAFADTATTTTSNNNNNTNFTTATNFPHVGNSAPLLLPQEQRPNAFSHVNGSLLWEVEDQRQNFLSPSGFSNNMCTFN comes from the exons ATGGCAGCCTTTTCATACTCTCACCATCCTTTTCTTCTTGACTCAGTTTTATTGCCAAACACTCCCATTAAGATGTCTGGATTCATGGATGAAACCAATCTCAACACCAATTTCTTCTCTCAGTTTTACCCATCTCAACATTTTCAGGAAATCCCTCTTGATGTTAGATTAGAAGAAACCAGCTGTCTTGATCATAGCTCAAGGATTGCTCTCAGTGATAATGAACCTTCCATGACCAAAAAACATAGCACTGAGTCTTCCTTTGTGGTGGATAAGCTTGAAAGTGGTGAGCAGGTTACTCAGGAAGTTCCTACCATGGATAAGAAGAGAAAGAACAGAAATGGGTCATCCTTAAGCTCTGCTCAATCCAAG GATGCAAGAGAGAACAAAGGCAAGAGACAAAAGAAAAGTAATGATGCTAAGAAAGATGAAGAGAAAAAGCTTAAGTGTGATAAAAATGGTGAGGCAAAATCTCGAGAAGAACCTTCAAGAGACTACATTCATGTCAGAGCAAGGAGGGGTCAGGCAACAGATAGCCACAGCCTTGCTGAGAGG GTAAGAAGAGAGAAAATCAGTGAAAGGATGAAGATGCTACAGAAACTTGTTCCTGGCTGTGACAAG GTAACTGGAAAGGCCCTCATGTTGGATGAGATTATCAATTATGTTCAGTCCCTACAAAATCAAGTAGAg agATTGAGTTCCATGGCATCACCAGTTCAATCCATTCCACAATGCAGCCCAACACAACAACAAACCACAGCTTTTGCTGATACAGCAACCACCACTaccagcaacaacaacaacaacaccaaCTTCACCACAGCTACCAACTTTCCTCATGTAGGAAACTCAGCTCCACTTTTGCTACCACAAGAGCAAAGGCCAAATGCTTTCTCACAT GTTAATGGCAGTCTGTTGTGGGAAGTGGAAGATCAAAGACAAAACTTTCTTAGTCCATCTGGCTTCAGCAACAATATGTGCACTTTCAATTGA
- the LOC107418105 gene encoding transcription factor BC1 isoform X1, producing the protein MAAFSYSHHPFLLDSVLLPNTPIKMSGFMDETNLNTNFFSQFYPSQHFQEIPLDVRLEETSCLDHSSRIALSDNEPSMTKKHSTESSFVVDKLESGEQVTQEVPTMDKKRKNRNGSSLSSAQSKDARENKGKRQKKSNDAKKDEEKKLKCDKNGEAKSREEPSRDYIHVRARRGQATDSHSLAERVRREKISERMKMLQKLVPGCDKVTGKALMLDEIINYVQSLQNQVEFLSMKLASVNPMFYDFGMDLDSFMVRPERLSSMASPVQSIPQCSPTQQQTTAFADTATTTTSNNNNNTNFTTATNFPHVGNSAPLLLPQEQRPNAFSHVNGSLLWEVEDQRQNFLSPSGFSNNMCTFN; encoded by the exons ATGGCAGCCTTTTCATACTCTCACCATCCTTTTCTTCTTGACTCAGTTTTATTGCCAAACACTCCCATTAAGATGTCTGGATTCATGGATGAAACCAATCTCAACACCAATTTCTTCTCTCAGTTTTACCCATCTCAACATTTTCAGGAAATCCCTCTTGATGTTAGATTAGAAGAAACCAGCTGTCTTGATCATAGCTCAAGGATTGCTCTCAGTGATAATGAACCTTCCATGACCAAAAAACATAGCACTGAGTCTTCCTTTGTGGTGGATAAGCTTGAAAGTGGTGAGCAGGTTACTCAGGAAGTTCCTACCATGGATAAGAAGAGAAAGAACAGAAATGGGTCATCCTTAAGCTCTGCTCAATCCAAG GATGCAAGAGAGAACAAAGGCAAGAGACAAAAGAAAAGTAATGATGCTAAGAAAGATGAAGAGAAAAAGCTTAAGTGTGATAAAAATGGTGAGGCAAAATCTCGAGAAGAACCTTCAAGAGACTACATTCATGTCAGAGCAAGGAGGGGTCAGGCAACAGATAGCCACAGCCTTGCTGAGAGG GTAAGAAGAGAGAAAATCAGTGAAAGGATGAAGATGCTACAGAAACTTGTTCCTGGCTGTGACAAG GTAACTGGAAAGGCCCTCATGTTGGATGAGATTATCAATTATGTTCAGTCCCTACAAAATCAAGTAGAg TTCCTTTCAATGAAGCTTGCTTCTGTGAATCCCATGTTCTATGACTTTGGAATGGACCTAGATTCATTCATGGTCAGACCAGAG agATTGAGTTCCATGGCATCACCAGTTCAATCCATTCCACAATGCAGCCCAACACAACAACAAACCACAGCTTTTGCTGATACAGCAACCACCACTaccagcaacaacaacaacaacaccaaCTTCACCACAGCTACCAACTTTCCTCATGTAGGAAACTCAGCTCCACTTTTGCTACCACAAGAGCAAAGGCCAAATGCTTTCTCACAT GTTAATGGCAGTCTGTTGTGGGAAGTGGAAGATCAAAGACAAAACTTTCTTAGTCCATCTGGCTTCAGCAACAATATGTGCACTTTCAATTGA
- the LOC107418093 gene encoding sialyltransferase-like protein 2 isoform X2 has protein sequence MRLLQLAFLVALASGFIAIVIYITGVSNLYEDLGALQTLLSGFQKCVNANGLGLQAISGDDYCKVTLRFPRDTIPKWKDPKTGELEGLTFDFNLCEAVATWEQVRNSTTVLTREFIDALPNGWEDYAWRRINKGILLNNCMNKTLCMEKLSLVLPETPPYFPRQFGRCAVIGNSGDLLKTKFGKEIDSYDVVLRENGAPIENYTDHVGKKSTFRLLNRGSAKALDKVVELDESRKEVLIIKTTIHDIMNKMIKEIPIKNPVYLMLGASFGSAAKGTGLKALEFALSVCDSVDMYGFTVDPGYKEWTRYFSESRQGHTPLHGRAYYQMMECLGLIKIHSPMRADPNRVVKWVPDSATVRAASIAAEKLLRRVGAGSGDPLRACSIVKKQVKRKSMPSLRKAATNHQKYVRGTTMYPLEHNPGHGLLCTVPAS, from the exons ATGAGGCTTTTGCAGCTGGCCTTTCTCGTTGCTTTAGCATCTGGGTTCATTGCCATTGTCATCTACATCACCGGAGTTTCTAACCTCT atgaagatttgggagcgTTGCAAACTCTGCTAAGCGGTTTCCAGAAGTGTGTT AATGCAAATGGATTAGGTTTGCAAGCTATCAGTGGTGACGATTATTGTAAAGTCACATTGAGATTTCCTAGGGACACCATTCCAAAATGG AAAGATCCCAAAACAGGTGAACTTGAAGGTTTAACTTTTGATTTTAATCTTTGTGAAGCTGTGGCTACATGGGAACAG GTGCGTAATAGTACCACAGTACTTACTAGGGAGTTCATTGATGCTTTACCAAATGGATGGGAGGATTATGCGTGGCGTAGAATCAATAAAGGAATACTTTT GAACAACTGCATGAATAAAACCTTGTGCATGGAGAAACTTTCACTGGTGCTACCTGAAACACCTCCATACTTTCCAAGGCAGTTTGGCCGTTGTGCTGTAATTGGAAACTCGGGAGATCTTTTAAAAACAAAGTTTGGGAAGGAGATAGATAGTTATGATGttgttttgagagaaaatggtGCACCAATTGAG AACTATACAGACCACGTGGGTAAGAAAAGTACATTTCGTCTTCTTAACAGGGGATCTGCCAAAGCTCTTGATAAAGTTGTAGAATTAGATG AATCCAGAAAGGAGGTTTTGATCATCAAAACCACTATTCATGACATTATGAACAAGATGATTaag GAAATTCCAATAAAAAATCCTGTATATCTCATGCTAGGTGCCTCCTTTGGTTCTGCTGCGAAAGGAACAGGCCTCAAGGCTCTTGAATTTGCTCTTTCCGTATGTGACTCTGTAGATATGTATGGTTTTACAGTGGATCCAGGATATAAGGAATG GACCAGATATTTCTCTGAATCTCGACAAGGTCATACTCCTTTGCATGGTAGAGCATACTATCAGATGATGGAGTGTTTGGGT CTTATAAAAATTCACTCTCCCATGCGAGCTGATCCAAACCGTGTTGTGAAATGGGTACCAGACAGTGCTACAGTTCGAGCTGCTAGCATTGCAGCAGAGAAATTGCTAAG GAGGGTTGGAGCAGGATCTGGGGATCCATTGCGTGCATGTTCAATTGTAAAGAAgcaagttaaaagaaaatcaatgccAAGCCTTAGAAAGGCTGCAACTAACCATCAGAAATATGTGAGAGGCACAACCATGTACCCTTTGGAGCATAACCCCGGACACGGTTTGCTCTGCACCGTGCCAGCAAGTTAA
- the LOC107418093 gene encoding sialyltransferase-like protein 2 isoform X1 has translation MRLLQLAFLVALASGFIAIVIYITGVSNLYERNSLSDEDLGALQTLLSGFQKCVNANGLGLQAISGDDYCKVTLRFPRDTIPKWKDPKTGELEGLTFDFNLCEAVATWEQVRNSTTVLTREFIDALPNGWEDYAWRRINKGILLNNCMNKTLCMEKLSLVLPETPPYFPRQFGRCAVIGNSGDLLKTKFGKEIDSYDVVLRENGAPIENYTDHVGKKSTFRLLNRGSAKALDKVVELDESRKEVLIIKTTIHDIMNKMIKEIPIKNPVYLMLGASFGSAAKGTGLKALEFALSVCDSVDMYGFTVDPGYKEWTRYFSESRQGHTPLHGRAYYQMMECLGLIKIHSPMRADPNRVVKWVPDSATVRAASIAAEKLLRRVGAGSGDPLRACSIVKKQVKRKSMPSLRKAATNHQKYVRGTTMYPLEHNPGHGLLCTVPAS, from the exons ATGAGGCTTTTGCAGCTGGCCTTTCTCGTTGCTTTAGCATCTGGGTTCATTGCCATTGTCATCTACATCACCGGAGTTTCTAACCTCT ATGAAAGAAATTCTCTttcagatgaagatttgggagcgTTGCAAACTCTGCTAAGCGGTTTCCAGAAGTGTGTT AATGCAAATGGATTAGGTTTGCAAGCTATCAGTGGTGACGATTATTGTAAAGTCACATTGAGATTTCCTAGGGACACCATTCCAAAATGG AAAGATCCCAAAACAGGTGAACTTGAAGGTTTAACTTTTGATTTTAATCTTTGTGAAGCTGTGGCTACATGGGAACAG GTGCGTAATAGTACCACAGTACTTACTAGGGAGTTCATTGATGCTTTACCAAATGGATGGGAGGATTATGCGTGGCGTAGAATCAATAAAGGAATACTTTT GAACAACTGCATGAATAAAACCTTGTGCATGGAGAAACTTTCACTGGTGCTACCTGAAACACCTCCATACTTTCCAAGGCAGTTTGGCCGTTGTGCTGTAATTGGAAACTCGGGAGATCTTTTAAAAACAAAGTTTGGGAAGGAGATAGATAGTTATGATGttgttttgagagaaaatggtGCACCAATTGAG AACTATACAGACCACGTGGGTAAGAAAAGTACATTTCGTCTTCTTAACAGGGGATCTGCCAAAGCTCTTGATAAAGTTGTAGAATTAGATG AATCCAGAAAGGAGGTTTTGATCATCAAAACCACTATTCATGACATTATGAACAAGATGATTaag GAAATTCCAATAAAAAATCCTGTATATCTCATGCTAGGTGCCTCCTTTGGTTCTGCTGCGAAAGGAACAGGCCTCAAGGCTCTTGAATTTGCTCTTTCCGTATGTGACTCTGTAGATATGTATGGTTTTACAGTGGATCCAGGATATAAGGAATG GACCAGATATTTCTCTGAATCTCGACAAGGTCATACTCCTTTGCATGGTAGAGCATACTATCAGATGATGGAGTGTTTGGGT CTTATAAAAATTCACTCTCCCATGCGAGCTGATCCAAACCGTGTTGTGAAATGGGTACCAGACAGTGCTACAGTTCGAGCTGCTAGCATTGCAGCAGAGAAATTGCTAAG GAGGGTTGGAGCAGGATCTGGGGATCCATTGCGTGCATGTTCAATTGTAAAGAAgcaagttaaaagaaaatcaatgccAAGCCTTAGAAAGGCTGCAACTAACCATCAGAAATATGTGAGAGGCACAACCATGTACCCTTTGGAGCATAACCCCGGACACGGTTTGCTCTGCACCGTGCCAGCAAGTTAA
- the LOC125422255 gene encoding uncharacterized protein LOC125422255, producing MADIQPPESQINGNGGGGGVGGSGVGGQLVMGSSETVGSKRQRRPSVRLGDIGGDQPYDSHVRSRTNKQWKLHLDQPHHHRTGKDSTVKTSKTRPLINFSSSASVAGSGSDLHDTLEADDREREANLETMAIGSWKLKDSKKRGSLVTKRFRSNWVSSKLDEDGGGGGGAGDGDEKYSAGEDVDDGYRDFEVENSESPLKEQSPIHSLENLAVDGHGNEREVLYHGNRRPIRARVSEARDHHDGVELSGPSDTDARDWKCGGTSGDRNGNGGRGRCGEDGVRVWLNGLGLGRYAPVFEIHEVDDEVLPMLTLEDLKDMGINAVGSRRKMYCAIQKLGKGFS from the coding sequence ATGGCGGATATACAACCACCAGAGAGTCAGATCAACGGCAACGGCGGTGGCGGCGGAGTAGGTGGAAGTGGGGTTGGTGGGCAACTCGTAATGGGTTCGTCTGAAACTGTCGGATCGAAGCGTCAGCGAAGGCCAAGCGTCCGATTGGGCGACATCGGAGGAGACCAACCCTACGATTCCCATGTCCGTAGTCGGACTAACAAGCAGTGGAAGCTCCACCTCGATCAGCCCCACCACCACCGCACCGGAAAAGATTCCACTGTTAAGACCTCAAAGACCCGACCTTTAATAAATTTCAGCTCCTCTGCTTCCGTTGCTGGTTCTGGGTCCGACCTACACGACACTCTAGAAGCCGACGATAGGGAAAGAGAAGCAAATCTTGAAACCATGGCCATTGGTAGCTGGAAGCTCAAGGACTCCAAGAAGCGAGGCTCACTAGTCACCAAGAGATTCAGATCCAATTGGGTATCTTCCAAGCTAGACGAGGACGGTGGTGGCGGCGGCGGCGCCGGAGATGGAGATGAGAAATACAGTGCCGGTGAGGATGTCGATGATGGGTATCGGGATTTTGAAGTGGAAAACTCTGAAAGTCCATTAAAAGAGCAAAGCCCAATTCATTCCCTTGAGAATTTGGCAGTGGATGGGCATGGAAATGAAAGGGAGGTACTTTATCATGGGAATAGAAGACCCATTAGGGCTAGGGTTTCTGAGGCCAGAGACCACCATGATGGGGTGGAATTGTCTGGACCGTCGGATACAGATGCTAGGGATTGGAAGTGTGGAGGGACTAGTGGGGATAGGAATGGAAATGGAGGGCGAGGGAGGTGTGGAGAAGATGGGGTTAGAGTTTGGCTCAATGGATTAGGGCTAGGTCGATATGCACCTGTATTTGAAATACATGAGGTTGATGATGAAGTATTGCCTATGTTAACTTTGGAAGATCTCAAAGATATGGGGATAAATGCAGTGGGTTCGAGAAGAAAAATGTATTGTGCAATTCAGAAACTTGGGAAGGGTTTTTCATGA
- the LOC107418101 gene encoding long chain base biosynthesis protein 2a translates to MITVPYLTALTTYFSYGLLFAFGQFRDFFRKIFDWWHASNLQGYAPICLGLEDFYIRRLYLRIQDCFGRPIASAPDAWFDVVERLSNDNNKTLKRTTKISRCLNLGSYNYLGFAAADEYCTPRVIDSLKKFSPSTCSARVDGGTTTLHEQLEECVADFVGKPAAIVFGMGYVTNSAILPVIMGKGGLIISDSLNHNSIVNGARGSGATIRVFQHNMPSHLEKVLREQIAEGQPRTHRPWKKIIVVVEGIYSMEGELCKLPEIVAICKKYKAYIYLDEAHSIGAVGKTGRGVCELLGVDTADVDVMMGTFTKSFGSCGGYIAGSKELIKFLKYTCPAHLYATSISPPAAEQIISAIKVILGEDGSSRGAQKLARIRENSNFFRSELQKMGFEVLGDNDSPVMPIMLYNPAKIPAFSRECLNQNVAVVTVAFPATPLLLARARICISASHTKEDLLKALEVISRVGDMVGIKYFPAEPMKQQQQEEGRIKVE, encoded by the exons ATGATAACAGTACCGTATTTGACCGCTTTGACCACCTACTTTAGCTATGGTTTGCTCTTCGCCTTTGGCCAATTCCGAGACTTTTTCAGGAAAATCTTCGATTGGTGGCATGCTAGCAATCTCCAG GGGTACGCGCCGATCTGTCTAGGGCTTGAAGATTTCTATATTCGTCGTTTGTATCTTCGAATTCAG GACTGTTTTGGGCGACCAATAGCTAGTGCTCCTGATGCTTGGTTTGATGTGGTTGAGCGCCTCTCTAATGACAATAATAAGACACTAAA ACGAACAACAAAGATTAGCAGGTGTCTTAACTTGGGGTCGTACAACTATCTAGGCTTTGCTGCAGCTGATGAATATTGTACACCTCGTGTAATAGATTCATTGAAGAAGTTTTCTCCGAGTACTTGCAGTGCTCGTGTTGATGGAG GAACTACAACACTACATGAACAACTGGAGGAGTGCGTTGCAGATTTTGTTGGAAAGCCAGCTGCCATAGTATTTGGCATGGGTTATGTGACAAACTCTGCCATCCTTCCAGTTATTATGGGGAAG GGAGGATTGATAATTAGTGATTCATTGAATCATAACTCAATTGTTAATGGTGCTCGAGGCTCAGGAGCTACCATTCGTGTTTTCCAACATAATA tgcCATCACACCTGGAGAAAGTTTTGAGAGAGCAAATTGCTGAAGGACAACCTAGGACACACAGACCATGGAAGAAGATTATTGTTGTTGTAGAGGGAATATACAGCATGGAAGGCGAACTCTGCAAGCTTCCAGAAATCGTTGCAATTTGCAAGAAATATAAA GCATATATTTACCTGGATGAGGCTCACAGCATTGGAGCAGTTGGAAAAACAGGAAGAGGTGTCTGTGAATTGTTAGGAGTTGACACAGCTGATGTAGATGTCATGATGGGAACTTTTACAAAATCATTTGGATCATGTGGTGGTTATATTGCTGGATCTAAG GAGCTtataaaatttcttaaatatacATGCCCAGCTCATCTTTATGCGACGTCAATATCACCTCCAGCTGCTGAACAAATCATATCTGCTATTAAGGTTATTCTTGGAGAGGATGGCAGTAGTAGAG GTGCTCAGAAACTTGCACGTATTCGTGAAAACAGCAACTTCTTCAGATCTGAGCTGCAGAAAATGGGCTTTGAGGTTCTTGGAGATAATGATTCTCCTGTAATGCCCATAATGCTTTACAATCCGGCAAAAATTCCTGCTTTCTCTAGGGAATGTCTCAATCAGAAT GTGGCAGTTGTGACGGTTGCTTTTCCAGCAACACCTCTACTTTTGGCTAGGGCACGTATTTGCATATCTGCCTCCCATACCAAGGAAGACCTTCTCAAAGCCCTGGAG GTTATTAGCCGAGTTGGTGACATGGTGGGTATAAAATATTTCCCTGCTGAGCCCATGAAACAGCAGCAGCAGGAGGAAGGCCGTATCAAGGTGGAATAA
- the LOC107418090 gene encoding uncharacterized protein LOC107418090 yields MKVPENDPISLATHLVSSLSQEIPTVSNFKGKWALINDKLAELKTQLADFSDCPTSVSNPLSLELLRSVSLTLHDAVSLSKKCQSPSLSEGKLRTQSDVDSVLAKLDKHVKDAEILIRSGVLQDGTVSGSSSSSKREAVRAESRNLITRLQIGSAEARNSAMDSLLGLLQEDDKNVMIAVAQGIVPVLVRLMDSSSSPEMKEKTVAAISRVSMVDSSKHVLIAEGLLLLNHLLRVLDSGSGFAKEKACIALQALSFSKENARAIGSRGGISSLLEICNSGTPGSQASAAGVLRNLAAFSENKENFIEENGVFVLLGLAGLGTVLAQENAIGCLCNLVCEDDHLKLLVAKEGGIECLKNFWDSASSVRSLEVAVDLLRHLASRQPIAEVLVSDGFVTRIAGVLNCGVLGVRIAAARAVYELGFCTKTRKEMGECGCIASLIKMLDGKAVEEKESAAKALSNLMLFTGNRRIFRKDAKGILCAVQLLDPSIQNLDKKYPVSVLASLVHSKKCRKQMVASGACAYLQKLVEADVEGSKKLLESLGRGKIWGVFARL; encoded by the coding sequence ATGAAAGTACCGGAAAACGACCCAATCTCACTCGCCACCCACCTGGTCTCTTCTCTCTCCCAAGAAATACCAACCGTTTCCAACTTCAAAGGCAAATGGGCTTTGATCAATGACAAGCTCGCCGAGCTCAAAACTCAACTCGCCGATTTTTCCGATTGTCCCACCTCTGTTTCCAACCCTCTGTCTCTCGAGCTCCTCCGTTCTGTTTCCCTCACCCTACATGACGCCGTTTCGCTATCCAAGAAATGTCAGAGCCCTAGTTTATCGGAAGGCAAGCTCAGGACTCAGAGCGACGTTGACTCCGTTCTGGCTAAGCTTGACAAGCACGTGAAGGACGCCGAGATCTTGATCAGGAGCGGAGTTCTCCAAGACGGCACCGTTTCCGGCTCCTCGTCGTCGTCGAAGAGGGAGGCCGTACGGGCTGAGTCGAGGAATTTGATAACGAGGTTGCAGATTGGGAGCGCCGAAGCTAGAAACTCGGCGATGGATTCGCTGCTGGGGCTTCTCCAGGAAGACGATAAGAACGTGATGATCGCCGTCGCTCAGGGAATCGTTCCGGTGCTCGTCCGGTTGATGGATTCTTCGAGCTCGCCGGAGATGAAGGAGAAGACCGTCGCTGCGATTTCTAGGGTTTCGATGGTGGATAGCAGCAAGCACGTCTTGATCGCCGAAGGTCTGTTGCTTCTCAACCATTTGCTCAGAGTTCTTGACTCCGGAAGTGGATTCGCCAAGGAAAAAGCCTGTATTGCCCTCCAAGCTCTCAGCTTTTCCAAAGAGAACGCGAGGGCAATTGGGTCCAGAGGTGGGATTTCGTCGCTGTTAGAGATTTGCAACTCCGGTACGCCCGGTTCGCAAGCGTCGGCGGCTGGGGTTTTGAGAAATCTCGCTGCTTTTTccgaaaacaaagagaatttcatAGAAGAAAATGgggtttttgttcttttgggGCTTGCTGGTTTGGGAACTGTGTTGGCCCAAGAGAATGCAATTGGGTGTTTGTGCAATTTGGTTTGTGAGGATGACCATTTGAAGCTTTTGGTTGCTAAAGAAGGTGGGATTGAGTGCTTGAAAAATTTCTGGGACTCAGCTTCCTCTGTTCGGAGTCTTGAGGTTGCTGTAGACCTGTTGAGGCACTTGGCTTCGCGACAACCCATTGCTGAAGTTCTTGTCTCTGATGGATTTGTAACGAGGATTGCAGGGGTGTTGAATTGTGGTGTATTGGGGGTGAGAATCGCAGCGGCTCGAGCAGTTTACGAGCTCGGATTCTGCACGAAAACGAGAAAGGAAATGGGTGAATGTGGATGCATTGCTTCTTTGATCAAAATGCTGGACGGTAAAGCTGTTGAAGAAAAAGAATCAGCTGCGAAGGCATTGTCCAATTTGATGTTATTTACTGGTAATAGAAGGATTTTTCGAAAAGATGCAAAGGGGATATTATGTGCTGTTCAACTTTTGGACCCTTCGATTCAGAATTTGGATAAGAAATACCCTGTTTCGGTATTGGCTTCGCTTGTACATTCAAAGAAGTGTAGGAAGCAGATGGTTGCTTCAGGTGCATGTGCTTATTTGCAGAAACTTGTTGAGGCGGATGTGGAGGGGTCTAAGAAACTCTTGGAAAGCCTCGGTCGTGGTAAGATATGGGGTGTTTTTGCCAGACTTTAA